In Rutidosis leptorrhynchoides isolate AG116_Rl617_1_P2 chromosome 6, CSIRO_AGI_Rlap_v1, whole genome shotgun sequence, the DNA window agtGAACCTTTGATAAGCACGGAAGATGTGATTAATCGCGAATAGTGTGTCTACTTAAAAGTGATCACCCTCACACTCACATGCTTCGAACTAAACCAAAGGGCTTTGTTTGTCTTGCATTAGTAAGTTACGGATTATGTattcatttatttatattttatatttataataaattattaatattaataaattattattacagTAATTAATTTGCATTCGTAATTCGTACGGTGTGTGTAATGTATGCAGTGGAGGATCTCGGATTGGTAGTCACTAGTTCAAACCCCCAAAAAAATTCTACTATTTCAATGGTGTCACTCAAAAAAATGTACATTATCAAATTGTATCACTAGTTAAAAACCCCATTTTTTTTTCACGACATCGCGTATTTCAGTGCTGTCCCGTGCCACCACTAGGTACAATATAGAACCGCCCCCATATCAGTGTATGTCACCTTTAAAAAATGGATTTTCAGGAAAACCTACCCGGGTAAATTTCATGGTTTATTTTATTTTTGACTATTAATCAAAAAGACACATTTTTCAAACAAACTATAGCGTACGCCCCAAAAAACAAATATCTTAAAATCCCTCGCAAGGTTGGCTTGTGATCTTGTGACTCGTGAATTCGCGATCATGACCTATGTACTAAATTTTTTTTCACAAAAATGTACATCTCATAGGGTAAATATGAAATACCATGTATTATACACAAAAGTAGCTTCACGTGATATCTTCTTAATGATTTTTTTTCACCAAAGTACATTCTCTATGTACTAAATTGCGAAGTATGTTATTTAATTTTTAATCTTTTTAGTCTTGTTTGGTATTAGCCCCTTGAGGATGGGATAACTGAATAATAGTGTTGTCCATGACATGAAAACTTGGCCAAACATCTCATCAAGATTACCATTCTTTATTACTCCCTTCACTCCACCAACAAAGCTAACAGCATTCAACAAAACCATGAATGTCAATGGTATCATGAACATCTTTGCTCCTTCAAAATCAAATGTTCCATTCTCATATTTCGCGAGTTTTTCTTGGTCAACAACTTTGTTTGTCAATCTAAAATTTGCTTTCGCAACACCAATTGACTTCATCATCACATCAAGACAACCAAACAACAACGCGCTAACACATTTTATGAAATAAATCCTTTGCTCGTTCCACCATGTCACTATTGATCCATCGCTTGATACCACTTCGTAAAAATGTTGCAGAAGTGAAGATACATAGACCGTTGCAAACACTTTAAACCATGGACTAGAAGCCTGAAAATGAAATGTATAACTTTGTTAAGTTATAAGTACTCCAACAAAACAACACTTTATAAAGGAAAGTAAGAATTAAGGTAAAGATTGATTAAGTGTACCGTGGGATACAATGAAACGCCGTTAAAAAGACACAATTGTGGTATGGTTCCGTAAAGTAGACATGCGATTGACAAAAACGGAGTGAACATGAAGTACGCGTAACACATGCTTTGTAGGATTGACATTTTTGAGGCCCCATAGACAAGAGGGCTGAATCTAGATAGACCAACTTGAAGCAAACCGGATGACCATTTCATTAGTTGAACCAGGGCATCTTTCATGTCAATAGTCGTGCAACCCAAGAAACATGGTCTATTAGGATACAAATAAACCGACTTCCATCCTCTTGTATGTAATATATAACCTGTGAAGCTGCTCTCTAGCAATGAATCATATGAGTAACCGATCTGTTTACCCCATTTGGTGCTATTTTCAAAAGAGCATGAAGCGAGCTTCTTGGCTTCTTCTAAAATGGCGGTCGTGAAGTGGTCCATTTGACTTTCTTCGTTCGTGTTAACTTTTAACGAATTCATAAATTTAGTTGACTTACCAAAGGTGTCTTCTGGATTTAGGAGATGTTCGTCTGATGATTGTAGGTTCAAATCTTATTAGTTATACAATAGGCAAAGATATGATATATAATCAGAATACTTAAAGGAAATCGAATGATACATACCTTGTTCGTTGGGAGATCCATACAAGGCTTTTTTCCTCAAGTAATAACCTGTTCCTGAACAAATTGTGCCTCCAATCCCATCCATCCCTTGATATTTTGTCTGAAAATGAAGGAAACATTAATCTTCGAGATATAACAAATTGACCTAAAAACAAGACTAATTTTGTCTGCAGTACtaagaagcatatttctaagtATGCGTGTTTGCAGAcaaaataagacattattttattttatgtctTAAGAAAGATAAACGGTCTGCAGATTGCGGGCGCGCAGTAAAAAGACATAATAAAACATAATAAGATTTAAAAGACACCTAAATGTCCAATGCTATGCTATTGTACCAGTGTTGTGCCCATAAACTTGTATTTATAAAAAGCCTGAATGATGTTCTGTACGAACAGTGTATAGAAgaaaaaattaaaattgtaaaatgaaTTCACCTTGTATGCGGATCTTGCTTGGCCATCATAGATATCCTTTTGGCTAACGTTATAGAAAATTTGGGGGAATTGAACGAAAGCAAGCgaacttgaaatttttgaatcaaGATGGAAACACATGGCCTGTTTTGCAGAACTGGGTTCGTTGCAATACATGTCACAATCCAACACGAGCATGTATGGAGCGTTACTCAAAACTCCAGAAACTCGAAGCTGCAAAGACCATGATACATTTATATGATCAGAATTAGATTTTCGTTAGTTTAATGAATCCAACTTAATTACAAGGATCTAAAAGTTTAAGTTTTTGTGGATCATACAAGAGTATTTAAAGCTCCAGCTTTAAAACGGTGAGGAAGAGATGGTCTTTTTTCGCGCGATACGTAGACAAGAAGCGGCATTTGAACTTGGTCATCCGTGCTCTTTAAGCTGTCATGTACTATCTGAATATGATGTAAATCAGAACATGAGCCTTATGAATATTTTATTGTTTTTTAAAAATTTGTGGTGATTAATAAGTTATATCTTGAGATCATGACGATCATAGTAAAATAGTTAAAAGAAACTTACCTCAACACAAGGCGACCGATCATTGACTGTAGAGGCTCCATTGGTTTTACGTTCAACGTTATCTTTAAATTGTTCATATGCTAACtacaaaatcatcatttacaattCATAAATAATGGATTAATTGCAAAAATAACAGGTTTAAAAATTTCTGTTCAATAGAGTAATCTGTTAAATCCAATGCTAATTGTCGCTATTGATAATGTTGGATAGTGGCTCAATTCCAAATTGAGTTGTCTACTTGGCTacgtaacaa includes these proteins:
- the LOC139855140 gene encoding cellulose synthase-like protein G2, coding for MAAASVSHRYTATTSLNTCSVQEPRATAQRLHILFHLTAVLAILYYRFNNLLHGDVPILPWALVTFAELIFAFVWFLSQAFRWLPVARSVSLYNLPDDHELPKVDVFICTADPIKEPTIEVMNTVLSAMGLDYPYDKLAVYLSDDGGSPSTLYAMNEACSFAKTWLPFCRKYGIKSRCPESFFSTYGHDELLFRTEEFEADEENMKLAYEQFKDNVERKTNGASTVNDRSPCVEIVHDSLKSTDDQVQMPLLVYVSREKRPSLPHRFKAGALNTLLRVSGVLSNAPYMLVLDCDMYCNEPSSAKQAMCFHLDSKISSSLAFVQFPQIFYNVSQKDIYDGQARSAYKTKYQGMDGIGGTICSGTGYYLRKKALYGSPNEQDEHLLNPEDTFGKSTKFMNSLKVNTNEESQMDHFTTAILEEAKKLASCSFENSTKWGKQIGYSYDSLLESSFTGYILHTRGWKSVYLYPNRPCFLGCTTIDMKDALVQLMKWSSGLLQVGLSRFSPLVYGASKMSILQSMCYAYFMFTPFLSIACLLYGTIPQLCLFNGVSLYPTASSPWFKVFATVYVSSLLQHFYEVVSSDGSIVTWWNEQRIYFIKCVSALLFGCLDVMMKSIGVAKANFRLTNKVVDQEKLAKYENGTFDFEGAKMFMIPLTFMVLLNAVSFVGGVKGVIKNGNLDEMFGQVFMSWTTLLFSYPILKGLIPNKTKKIKN